The genomic window ATTCTTAAAAAACATGGATTTAAGGCTATTTTTTTTATCGCCGCAGCACATATTGGTAAAACGCTTGATGGTGTAGAGATGCTTGATGAGGCTGATATTAAAGAACTGGTTAATATGGGTATGGTGATAGGCTCTCATTCGTATGAACATAAAAACCTTTTAAAGCTAAGTCGTAATGAGGCATATAATCAAATAAAAAAATCAATTGACATTTTATCAAAGTTTTACCCTGTTGAGGATATTGCTTATCCTTTTGGTGGATATGATTGCTGGCTTGATGAGATTATTAAAGGCTTAAACTTTAGACGTGGTTATATTATTGGCCAGAGGATTTTTCAGCCCGAAGTTGACTCTGAGTTTAAAATTCCCCGTGCAATAGTAAGAAAAGATACAGATGAAATAGATTTTTACTTAATAATTACGCGCGGTCGTAGTAAATTTTAACCTTCACTTAATTTTACACTTGACAAAATTAAAAAAATCAGTATAAATATAATTACAATTTTAAGAGTTGTTTAGTTGAATTAATTTTTTGAGTGGAGGTGTTTTATGGCTGAAGGGAAACTTGCTAATCCTGGACCGTTGGGACTTGGTGGATTTGCTTTAACAACATTCGTGCTTAATGTACACAACGCAGGTCTTGTGCCAGCAGCACTTGATGCAACATTGCCATTGGGATTGTTTTACGGAGGTCTGGCTCAGTTAATCGCTGGTTTTATGGAAATGAGGACGGGTAACACATTCGGAATGACAGCATTCGGTTCTTATGGTGCATTCTGGATGGCTTTAGCCAGTTTAATCTACTTTACAAAACTTGGTTTGGTTCCGGCAGCTGCATTGGGTCCTGCTATTGGAATAACACTAATTGCTTGGACCATTTTCACAACCATCATGACGATTGTTGTGTTAAAGTCGGGGCATACCTCGGTCATTGTGGTTTTTGTTTTATTGGAGATTCTATTCATTCTGCTTGTTATAGGACATTACACAGGCAGTAAGGCCATTACAACATTTGCTGGATATGAAGGAATCTTGACAGCATTCTCAGCCTGGTATGCAATGTGGGAGGGCCTAAAAGCACAGTTTGAAGAGGCTTCTTAATATTTCTTAATGTTAACTTTGGGCGTAGGTATGAATTAGCAGGGGCTTGACAAAAAGCCCCTGTTTTTTTTATGCTTATGCCTGTTAGTTAATTTTTATTAGGGAGGATTTAGTGGCGATGAAGATGGCTGAGAAGATTAAGAGTTATCGAAAAAAGCAAGGATTGACACTTAAGGCGTTAGCTGAGAAGGTGGGTTGTACGGATGCTTATATTTCACAAATAGAAACAGGAAAGGCTGTGCCTTCTATTAGTGTTTTACAAAAGATCGCTCAGGCTTTAGATGTTCAGGTTAGGGATCTGTTAAGTGATGAGCAAACGAATGATAAAATCTTTCTAACCAAAGAGGAAAGAACCCAGATTATCTATCCTGGAAGCCATGTTTATGCAGAACTGCTGGTGGCAAAGATCTCTAATAAAGCTATGGAGCCGCTTTACAAGGTTGTGCCTGTTGGTTGTGATTCTAAGGGAGAGCACAGGCACGCAGGTGAGGAGTTTGGATATATTTTAAAGGGAAAATTAGAGTTGAGAGTAGGCGATCAGGTTAAGGTTTTAGAACCTGGTGATAGCTTTTATTTCTCATCCAGTCAACCACATTCCTATAGAAATGTAGGAGATGTTGATGTAGAAACCATCTGGGTTGTGAGCCCGCCGGTATTATAATTTATAGATTTTTGCGTGATGTTTTTTAAAATTTAACTCTTCAGTTAATACTAACGGGAGCTGATTGTCTTTGGAAGTCATATAAAAAAGATAATCAGCTCTTATTTTTCTTTTTATAGCGTCCATTAGTGGTTTTAGATTTATGGCCCTTGCCGTTATGCAATTAGCCTTAAATGGTGTGCTTAAATTTTCTATCCTATTGTTTATAATATTGCAGGTAAGATTTAATCTGGAGCAAACATATCTTAAAAAACTGCATTTTTTGGCGTTAGATTCAATCATTGTGATGCTTAGCTCTGGCTGATATATTTTTAAAATTACTGCAGGAAAACCAGCACCAGAACCTATGTCGACAACTGTTTCTATATCTGTAAAAAATTTGAAAAACATCAATGATGGTAGAAGTAGATGACTTAAGACAATTTCCTCTTTTTTTGTGGTTAAAGATATGCTTTTATTCCACTGGCTTAATATGTCTAAAAATTCTAAAAATTTATCTATATTTTTTGCAGGAAGCTTTAGCTTTTGAAATCCTTTTTCAAGCCGTGTTTTTGAGTCTTTCATTGTGTTTTTTGATGTAAACCATCAAAATTGACACGGCAGCTGGAGTTACGCCAGGAATTCTCATTGCCTGACCAATGGATGATGGTTTTATCTCCATAAGTTTGCCTCTAACCTCATTTGATAATCCGCCTACTTTTGTATAATCAAAATCAGGTGGAATTCTCATGTTTTCATATTTCTTAAATTTGTCGATCTGCTGCTTTTGTAGATTGAGGTAGCCCTCGTATTTTATATCTATCTCAACTTCCTGTTTTATATAACTGTCCAATTCCTCTAATTCTTCTTTCAATTCTCTTAGTTTGTCGTAGTTCATCTCTGTGCGTCGCAGAAGTTTTGCAAGGTCTGTTTTTGTTTTAATAATTTCTGTGCCTAATTTTTTGAGTTTCTCATTTGTTTCAGCTGTTGGGTAGATATATGTAGTTTTTAGTTTTTTAATTGTTTCTTCAATTTTGCGTTTTTGCTCAATAACCATTTCGTATTCTTCTTTTTTTAACAATCCTGCCTTGAATGATTTTTCTGCAAGTCTTAAGTGAGTGTTGTCTTCCCTTAAAATCAACCTGTATTCGGCCCTTGATGTAAACATTCTGTAGGGTTCTTTTGTGCCTTTTGTAACAAGATCGTCGATTAATACACCCGTGTATGCCTCATCCCTTCTTACTATAAACGGTTCTTTGCCCATAATGGAAAAAGCGGCATTAATACCTGCAACGATGCCTTGTGCTGCAGCCTCTTCATATCCGCTTGTTCCGTTTATCTGCCCTGCTAAAAACAGGCCTTTAATCTTTTTTGTTTCAAGTGTATGTTTTAGCTGGGTGGGTATAACAAAGTCGTATTCTATCGCATAGCCAGGCCTCAGTATCTCAACCTGCTCCAGACCCCTTATCGATCTTAAAAATTTTAGTTGAACCTCATAGCTCATCGATGTGTGCAGACCATCTGCATAAATCTCGGTAGATTTTTCATCCTCTGGTTCTAAAAATATCTGATGCTGCTTCTTTTCAAAGAATTTAACCACTTTATCCTCGATAGATGGACAGTATCTTGGACCCACTGAATCAACAAGCCCGCTATATAACGGAGATTGATCAAGATTTTTTAATATTATCTCGTGTGTTTTTTCGTTTGTATATGTTAAATAGCACGGTATGTTTGGTCTGTTGAGCTTCTGTGTTCTAAATGAGAAAGGGATCGGGTCCTCATCACCCGGTTGAGGAATAACTGCATCAAAATCTATCGTCCTTGCGTCCAATCTTGGAGTTGTGCCTGTTTTTAGTCTGCCTATTTTAAGACCAAGACTTCTTAGGCTGTCTGATAGTTTTATTGATGGGGGTTCCCACGCTCTGCCTGCCTCAAATGTTTCAAGTCCAATGAATATTTTGCCTTTCATAAATGTACCGGTTGTTACAACAACGGCTTTTGACAGGTATTCGTTCTTAAGGTTGGTTTTTACTCCTACCACCCTGTTATCTTCAACCAGAATTTCATCTGCCGTTTCCTGTTTTATGTCTAAATTCTCTTGTCTTTCTAATGTGTATTTCATCCTTAGCTTGTATGCTGTCATGTCAGCCTGAGCCCTTGAAGACCAGACAGCTGGTCCTTTGCTTTTGTTTAAGATCTTGAACTGTAATCCTGTGGCATCGATGCAGCGTGCCATCTCGCCGCCAAAAATATCTACTTCTTTAACAAGATGGCCTTTAGCCAGTCCGCCAATAGCAGGGTTGCAGCTCATCTGACCGATAGAGTCGAGGTATATAGTTAAAAGAAGTGTTTTTAAACCCAGGCGTGCGTTTATTAAAGCGGCTTCTATACCAGCATGCCCCCCGCCTATAACAATTACATCGTAATTTTTAGGATATATCATTTTTTGCTCCCCTGTTTCACGTGAAACATTTTACTTGCCTATGCAAAAATTTTTAAACATAACATCCAGCATGTCCTCGTTTGTGATTCGTCCAACTATTTCATCAAGATAGCTGGAAAGCTCAAGAAAGTCAACACTAATTAAAGCAGGGTCAATATCATTTTTAATATCATCAACCAATTTGTCTGTCGTTATTATCGCATTTTTTAGGTTGGATTTTTGCTGGGCAGTAAGACTAACAATATCGGCATCAACTATGCCTTTAGTTGCAAACTGAGCTAATTCATCAAGCAGCTTTTCCAATCCAGTTTTAGTCAGTGTTGAAATTTTAACAATTTTTTTGAATGGAATATTTTGAATATCTAATTGCTGCTTTAAGTCTATTTTGTTAACTACAGCTATGGTTTCTTTATCAATCTTTTTTAGGTAACTAATAAGATCAAAATCCTCTTTTTCTAATTTTTGAGAGCCGTCAAACACTGCCAATACAAGATCGGCTTTGTTTATCGCATCAAATGAAAGTTTTACTCCTATTTGTTCAACTTTATCTTTTGAGTTTCTTATGCCAGCAGTGTCAATAATTAAAAAAGGGATACCGTTTATGGTAAACTGCTCTTTTATAATGTCCCTTGTTGTTCCTGGAATGTCTGTTACTATTGCCCTATCTGAGCCAACTATCGCATTTAAAAGGCTTGATTTCCCTACATTGGGTTTGCCAGCAATGGTTAGATATACTCCCTCAAACAGATAATGGGATGACTCAGAAGCCCTTAAAATATCGATCAACCTTTGTTTAATTTGACCTAATATAGCTATTTTTAGTTCAATTTCTAAATCGCTTAATTCTTCTTCTGGATGATCAATTCTCACTTCATTTTCAGCCATCAAAAAAAGAATTTGTTCTCTGATTTCATCTAATTTATCAGAAAAGTTTCCTCTGAGTTGTCTTTGAGCAACAAATAAAGCCCTTTTGCTTTTTGATGAGATTACCTTTGCAACAGCTTCAGCTTGAGATAAATCAAGCTTTCCATTAAGAAAGGCTCTTTTTGTAAATTCACCAGGCTGAGCAAGCCTTGCTCCAGCTTCAATTACTCTCTCAAGTACGCTGTTTAAAACAACAAGACCTCCATGACAGCTTATTTCAAACGAATCCTCACCCGTATAGGAGTGTGGAGCTTTAAATATACTGACCAAGACCTCATCAAGTATTTCACCATTGCTGTCAATTATGTGGCCGTAGTATATTTTTCTGTGCTGGTATGGTGGCCGTTTAGTAAAAATTTTTGGCAAAAGTTCTAAGCAGTTATTTCCACTGACCCTTATGATACCGATGGCAGCTTCAGCTTTTGCTGTTGCTATTGCCGCTATAATATCGTTATCATGTAGCATTGTGCTTTAGTTTCTTTTCTTGAGCAGCAAGGATTCGTGAGTCGATTAGCTGTTGTAATAATGTCAATAGATTGTTTGTTGTCCAGTATAACACAAGACCCGAAGGGAATCCCATAAACATAATGGTAAATATTATGGGCATAAACATCATGATTTTCTGCTGTGTTGGGTCTGGTGTTGAGGGTGTCAACTTTTGTTGAATATACATCGTTATACCCATGATAATCGGCAAAACATAGTATGGGTCTTTTGTGCTTAAATCTGTAATCCATAGGATAAAAGGTGCACCTCTAAGCTCTATTGCGTTAAGCAAAACATTGTAAAGTGCAAAGAATACAGGGATCTGAATGATAACTGGCAGGCATCCACCAAACGGATTGACTTTGTGTTTTTTATACAACTCCATGGTTGCCTTGTTTAGTTGATCCGGTTTGCCCTTGTATTTTGCCTGCAACTCTTTTAACTTGGGTTGCAGTTTTGCCATCTCTCTCATCGATTTATAGGATTTAAAGCTCAGCGGATAGAATAAAATCCTTATCAATACAGTTAAAATAATTATTGCAACACCGTAATTGCCAAAGATGGAGTAAAGCCAGTTTAATACATAAAGCAAGGGTTTACCAATAAAGCCAAACATGCCAAATCTAATTATTTTAGATAGCTTATGATCCACAGGGGCTATTGTTTCTTTGCTTTTTGGACCAGCATAGATGGTAAACTCAGAAGGCGTTTTGGAGTTTACATAGATATAATTCCCATCGTTTAAATGAGTATAACCGGCAAGTAGACGATTTGATTTAGTAGGAAGAAAAGCAAAACAGAAGTATTTACTCTCAAGAGCAATCCAGTGAATCTTCTCATCGGGTGTAATCTTTTTGTCTGTTTTTATTTTGTCATTATCAACTAAAGCCACAGCGCCAAGGTGGGAGTATTTTTTCTTCTGTAGATCTCCTAAATCAGGCCCAGCATAGATCGAAAAGGCCTCTTTTGCAACTTTGTCGTTTTTTAAAACCTTTATAGAATAACTAAAGTAATACTGCCCATTCTTAAAGTTAAATGTTTTTATTATCGTGTAGTTATCAAATTTTTTAGTTAAGACAAGACTACCGGCTTTTTTATTCAAAAGCAATAGATGCTCATTGCTGGCTTTGTAGGGCATAGTTTCCTCTAAATGCTCAAGCGTTTTGTTTTCAAAGACAGTTTCTAATGTATTGTAATTTCCGGTTGCTTTTACAAGCTCAATATTTTTTTTATTAACACTATATTTTTTTAAAATGAGTGACTTTATAGAACCGTTAAGAGATGAGATTTTTAAGATATAGTTATCAGTTTCTACGCTAATAACCTTTTCATTTTTTAATACTGTTTTATTGACCTTATTTTCTATAAGTTTTGTTGACTTGTTGTTCTTTTTTGGATTTGATTTAGTTGTTTTTGTAGGTTGTGAGGGTAAAAAGAAATAAGTATAGGATGTAATCAAAAGTGTAACTACCAATATGGCTAAAAGAATCCTTTTTTCATTGCCTTCCATTGCTTCTCCTTTTTATATTAAAAAGTGGTTTGTCTGGTGGGTCATAACCTCCTGCACTCCATGGCCCGCACCTTAGAATGCGATATACGGCCATAATGGAGCCCTCAAAAGGTCCAAATTTCTTTATTGCCTCAATTGCATAATTTGAGCAGGTGGGATAGAATCTGCAAGATGGTCTATGCAGCGGTGATATATATTTCTGGTAAAATTTTATTATGGATATAAAAAAATTACCTATTGTTTTGCTTATCTTTGCTAACATTGTTTACTTTTTGAATGAATAGTGTTTTCATTTCATTAAAATTGGCGGCTAAAACGGGTTTTCTTGCAATTAACACTATCCATAAATTTCTGCTTATATCTAATTGAGATAACCTCACAATCTCCCTTAATCTTCTTTTTGCTTTGTTTCTTTTGACTGCGTTGCCTATTTTTTTACTTGCAATCACACCAACTTTGAATTCGCTTGCCTTTTTTAAAAAAATTACAAAATAAGGCGTCACAATTTTAGTGCCGCTGTTGTATATCTCCTTAAACTCTTTACCTTTAAGAGAAGAGAACTGCTTTTTTAAACTGTTAATCTTTTTCTACCCTTGGCTCTCCTTCTTGATAAAACCTTTCTACCGCCTGCTGTTTTCATTCTTGCCCTGAAGCCGTGTGTTCTTTTCCTTGGTTTATTGTGTGGCTGAAAAGTTCTTTTCATCTCAAATACCTCCCCGTTTTTTTGCGTAGAGAAGTATAACGATAAAGCTATAAAAAATCAACGGTTTTTAACTTTCGTTGGCTGAATCATCCATAAAATAACAGCTTTTTTGTGGTTTTTGGTTAAGGCTTTAATACCAACACGCAGTAGTTTTTTTCTAAATTTAAAATTCGGCTTGATATAGACCAGATTGCCCTTTGTTTTTGCTTTAATATAGCCTGTTTGAGATGTGTATATGTAAAAGCTGTTTTTAATGTATCTATTTATATTTAAAATCTCGCCGCCTATGATTTTAGGCTTTCTATCGCATTTTCCTATATCAGGTATACGTTTTTTTACTGCCAGGTATTTTTCATTGAGAACCTCTTTAAAGTGAGCCATGGCTGACCAGTATCTACCCAGTATCGGCTCTCTTGGTATGAGATAAAGGGGTGTATTTTTTCCAAGCGGTGTTGCATCCTGTGTAAGGATTATTTTAAAACCAACATTTTTTGCAGCCTGAATAACGGTTTTGTTGTAATCTCCGTAGGGTATGGCAAATTCATAGGGTTTGTAGCCTAAATAGTTTTTGAAAAAATCTATGCTTTTTTTGAGGTCTGTTTCTATCCATTTTAAATATTTTGTGCGATCGAGATTTTTAGGTGGGCTGGTGAAGCGAGGGTGAGCAAAACTGTGAGACTGAAAATCAACGCCAAGATGCATCAATTCTTTAATCTGTTTTAGGGTGAGATATGCGGGATATCTGTATTGAATTGCCTGAGTTGGTATAAAAACCGTGATCGGATAATGGTATAGCTTGATAACCTTTTTTATTGGTGTAAAAATGCTTTTGTATCCATCATCAAAAGTCAACACAACACATTTTGGAGGCAAACTGGATTTGCTGCTTAGTAGATTGAAGAGTTTTTTTAAGCTTATTATATTGTAATTATACTTTTTTAAGTAAGCCATCTGTTTGAAAAACAGGGTTTTTGAAACATTCGTTGATGGTGTAGAGTTGTCACCTATTTTATGGTAGATAAAAACCACACAAGCGTTAAGTTTTGTTGACAATAAAAAAACGATCAAAAAAGTTACAACTAAAACCTTTTTCATTTTTCCTCTATCTCTTTAACAATTTCGTTTTTTATTGTTTCTATAAGATTTTCAAAGACAGGCAATATGTTTTTTCTCCTATCACCAGCTAATACGACATACATGATGTCATCTCCAACCTCAAGCCATCCAGAGTTTATCCACACCTCAACTGCTTCAATAAAATTCATCGCCTTAATCTTCTTAATTTCTTTTTGAAGCTTTTCTTTATCGTAGCTTATATAGAGTTTTTTAACTGGCTCGTTGTTTTCTTTGGAGGTTTTTCTGACAACGCCGTTGTGGACTAAAATCATTCCCAGGTTATCCTTATTGGCCCTTTTTTTGATAGACTTTAGTGTTTTTGCTAAATCAAACATCGATATACTCCCTCCTTTTTCCTTCAAAGTTTTTAAAAATATAGTGGTTTTTGTTTTTTGATATAATACTATTTGGTTCTAACACAACCTTGCCCCCACCATCTGGCAGATCAAATGCAAAAGAAGGCATGCACAGGCCACTGATTGTTCCTCTAAGCGATGATATAATTTTCATTGCTTTTTCAATGCTTACTCTGAAAACCCCATTTCCTGATGCCTGATCGCATCCAAAAAGATAATACGGTTTGATTCTGTATTTTGTGAGTGTGCAAAAGAGGGTTTTAAGCGTATATACATCATCGTTTATGTTTTTTAAAAGTACGGTTTGAGAGACAATCGGGATTCCTGCATCTATTATTTTGCCTGAAGCTATAACAAATTCTTGTGTAATTTCATCTGAATGATTGATATGTATGGCAAGCCAGATCGATTTGTATTGGGATAGCTGTTTGGTTATGTTGTCCGTTATTCTTTGGGGATAAGCTGATAAAACCCTTGTTCCGATTCTGATTGTTTCTATGTGATCTATATTGTTTAGAGCATCTATAATGTTTAGTAGTTCTTTATTGCTCAAAGTAAAAGGATCACCACCAGAGATTAATATCTCTCTAACTGTTTTTGTTTGCTTTAAGTAATTTAAAGATTCTTTTAAGTCAAAGCCGTCGAATTTCTGCCAGTTGTTTTTTCTAAAGCAGAATCTACAGTAAGCAAAGCATTTATTGGTAACAGTTAACACAACCCTATCTGGATATCGGTGTATAAGACCTTTTGCTTTTAAAAATTGTTTTTCGCCCAGCGGATCCGGATATCCTTCTGATTTATACTCAGTAAGATTGCCTATAAACTGTCTTTTTATGGCTTTTTTATGAATTAAACCAGTAAGATAGTTATTGAGAATTTTATTTACTTCATTCATCAAGCTAAGTATAATAATTAATCAGGATTAAGGCAATGGTGTTGGAAGTTAAAAACATTAGCTATAGCATGGGCAAAAGACATCTGTTTGACAATATTAATTTTAAATTGACCAAAGGGTTAACACTGCTAAAGGGTGAAAGCGGAAGTGGAAAGACCACGCTATTGAGAATTATCAATCGATTGATCAAGCCTAAAGAGGGTAGCATTTTTTTTAGCGGATCAGATATATCGGCGGTTGATGAGTTTATCTGGCGCAGTGTTTGTATGATGATGAAGCAGAAGGGTTTTTATATTGCAGAGACGCCGCTTGAAACATTGATGTTGCCGTTTGAATTCAAAAACAACAGAAAAAAGAGTTTTGATGCAGAGGAGGTATATCACCTTCTGGCTCTTTTTGGTTTGAGAAGAGAGATATTGTATGACAAAGCCTCAAATCTCTCAGGTGGTGAGCTGCAGAGGATTGCATTTATAAGGCTGCTTATTTTAAAACCAGATGTAGCACTGTTTGATGAGCCTGTTTCAGCGGTTGATAATAAGACAGCAGAAAATATGCTTGGGTTTTTAAAGGAGTATTGCAATAATAGGATTTGTCTTATTACTTCGCATGATCCTGTAGCTTACTCATTTGCAGATAGAATTATAGAACTAAAAAACGGAAAGGTTGTTGATGGTTAAAAACATATCTATTTACGGACTTGTTTTGGCATACCTCTTGTTGTTTGTTTTAATTGCTGTTTCTTTTAAGGAAAAACTTAAGCTTGAAAAGAATGTAGTTGTTTCATTTGGCAGGATGAGTCTGCAACTGTTTTTAGCTGGTTTTGTTCTTTTGTGGCTTTTTAGGGTTGACAAATTTTATTTAAATGTTGTTGTGCTTGTAGGTATGGTGTTTTTTGCTACAAGAATTGTTCTAAAAAGGGCTAATATTTCATATATAGGTATTGCTAAATATATTTTCCTGTCTATTCTTGTCTCATCGTTATCTGTTTTATCGATAGTTGTGTTTGGTATAGTTGGATTATCCTATCCTAAGGCAAGCTATCTTATTCCGCTTGCAGGTATGATTATAGGCAATTCCATGAACTCTACTGCTATAGGCATAGAAAGATTTTTTTCAACTTTAAACAACTCAAAAGAGATGGTTGAGGATTTGTTGTGCCTTGGAGCTATGAGCGAAGAAGCTGTGGATTTCGTCAAACAGGCATCACTTAAGGCCTCCATTTTGCCCACACTGACCTCATCAAGCGGTATGGGTGTTGTATTTCTACCTGGTATGATGACAGGCCAGGTGTTAAGCGGGGTTAATCCAGAGAATGCTGTAAAGTATCAGATTGCTATAGTAATAGCGATTGCAGTTGCTGTCTGTTTAACAAATTATATTATGTTAAAAATTTTATCTAAAAAATCAATTAATTTTTTATTTGACAGAGGTGATATTAAAATATAAAAAAATAAATTAGGAATTCTAAGGAGGGTAGTAGATGGAACACGAGAAGTTGAGAAAGTTAGCATTAGAGTATCACTCAAAAGACAGACCAGGGAAAATAGAGGTCAGACCAACAAAGCCATTGAAGACGCAGAATGATTTATCACTTGCCTATACGCCCGGTGTTGCTGAGGTGTGCGAGGTAATAGCAGATGACCCTAAAAAGGCTTACGACTACACAGCAAAGAGCAACCTTGTTGCCGTTATTTCAAATGGTACAGCTGTTTTGGGACTGGGTAATATAGGAGCTTTAGCAAGTAAGCCTGTTATGGAAGGAAAAGGTAATCTGTTTAAAAATTTTGCCGATGTTGATGTCTTTGACATAGAGATCAACGAAACCGATCCTGATAAATTGGTAGAGATAATAGCTGCACTTGAACCTACCTTTGGGGCAATTAACCTTGAGGACATTAAGGCACCTGAGTGTTTCTTTATAGAAGAAAAACTAAAAGAGAGGATGCATATTCCGGTATTTCACGATGATCAGCATGGAACGGCTGTTATCAGTGGAGCAGCACTCTTAAACGCCCTTGAGATTTCAGGAAAAGATATAAGCAAGTGTAAACTTGTTGTAAATGGTGCAGGAGCTGCAGGAATTGCCTGTACGAAGTTTTTTATAACGCTGGGTATAAAAAAAGAAAATGTAATAATGCTTGATTCCCGTGGTGTTATCTATAAGGGTAGAAAAGAGGGTATGAATCCCTACAAAGAGCAGTTTGCCGCCGAGACGGATGCAAGGACGCTTGAGGAGGCAATAAAGGGGGCAGATATCTTCCTGGGTGTTTCCAAAGCCGATATTTTAACAGAAGAAATGGTCAAAAGCATGAACGACTATCCAATAATATTTGCGATGGCCAATCCCGATCCAGAAATTACATACGATAAAGCAAAAAGGGCAAATCCAAATATTATTATGGGCACAGGCAGAAGCGACTATCCAAACCAGATTAACAATGTTCTGGCATTCCCATTTTTATTCAGAGGGGCTTTAGATACTCATGCTACCCAGATCAACGATGAGATGATGATGGCAGCTGCAAAAGCACTTGCTCAACTTGCCAAAGAAGATGTGCCAGAAAGTGTGCTTAAAGCCTACGGGGTTGAAAATCTAAAGTTTGGTCCAGAGTATATTTTGCCAAAACCGTTTGACCCAAGGGCGTTGTTTTATGTGGCACCGGCTGTGGCTGAGGCAGCTATACGATCAGGTGTTGCCCAGGTCGATGCAAGTCAGTTTGATTTAGAGCAGTACAAAGAGCAGCTAAAGGAAAGATTGGATAAAACAAAGGCTGTAACAAGATACATCTACAACAAGGCAAAATCTGATCCAAAAAGGGTTGTATTTACAGAAACAACGGATGCAAATATTCTGCGAGCTGTTCAGGATAGTGTTGATGAAGGTATTGTTAAGCCTATATTTATTGGGGCAAGAAGCTTTACTAAAGACGATGTGGCAAAAAGGATTAAAGAGCTTGGCTTGAAGGATAGTATACTTGAAAAGATAGAATTTATCGATCCGCTTTATTACGATAAGACTGAAAAATACGCAGAGATGTTATACGAGGCAAGAAAAAGGAAGGGTTTAACAAGAAGAGAGGCTTCCTATATCATGGAGCATAGGCCCAATTACTTTGCCGCTATGATGGTTAAAAATGGTGATGCAGATTCAATGATTATCGGAGAGACCTATAACTATCCAGCAGGCGTAAGACCGGTTTTAAGTGTTCTGGATAGAGAGCCAGAAAGCGTTGTGGCTGGTTTATATATTATGATTATAAAGAATAAGATCTATGTGTTTGGTGATACAACAATTAATATTAATCCCACAAGTGAAGAGCTTGCCGTTATCGCAAAAGAAGCCGCCTGTTTCTATGAGGATCTAACAGATGATAAAGCTGTTGTAGCAATGCTGTCTTTCTCCAATTTCGGTAGCAACCAGCAGGAGGAGGCTGTTAAGGT from Hippea jasoniae includes these protein-coding regions:
- a CDS encoding ABC transporter permease codes for the protein MVKNISIYGLVLAYLLLFVLIAVSFKEKLKLEKNVVVSFGRMSLQLFLAGFVLLWLFRVDKFYLNVVVLVGMVFFATRIVLKRANISYIGIAKYIFLSILVSSLSVLSIVVFGIVGLSYPKASYLIPLAGMIIGNSMNSTAIGIERFFSTLNNSKEMVEDLLCLGAMSEEAVDFVKQASLKASILPTLTSSSGMGVVFLPGMMTGQVLSGVNPENAVKYQIAIVIAIAVAVCLTNYIMLKILSKKSINFLFDRGDIKI
- a CDS encoding NADP-dependent malic enzyme; its protein translation is MEHEKLRKLALEYHSKDRPGKIEVRPTKPLKTQNDLSLAYTPGVAEVCEVIADDPKKAYDYTAKSNLVAVISNGTAVLGLGNIGALASKPVMEGKGNLFKNFADVDVFDIEINETDPDKLVEIIAALEPTFGAINLEDIKAPECFFIEEKLKERMHIPVFHDDQHGTAVISGAALLNALEISGKDISKCKLVVNGAGAAGIACTKFFITLGIKKENVIMLDSRGVIYKGRKEGMNPYKEQFAAETDARTLEEAIKGADIFLGVSKADILTEEMVKSMNDYPIIFAMANPDPEITYDKAKRANPNIIMGTGRSDYPNQINNVLAFPFLFRGALDTHATQINDEMMMAAAKALAQLAKEDVPESVLKAYGVENLKFGPEYILPKPFDPRALFYVAPAVAEAAIRSGVAQVDASQFDLEQYKEQLKERLDKTKAVTRYIYNKAKSDPKRVVFTETTDANILRAVQDSVDEGIVKPIFIGARSFTKDDVAKRIKELGLKDSILEKIEFIDPLYYDKTEKYAEMLYEARKRKGLTRREASYIMEHRPNYFAAMMVKNGDADSMIIGETYNYPAGVRPVLSVLDREPESVVAGLYIMIIKNKIYVFGDTTININPTSEELAVIAKEAACFYEDLTDDKAVVAMLSFSNFGSNQQEEAVKVRKAVDIIKQKYPEITVDGEVQANVAVDKDLLERFYGFSDLAGKNVNVLIFPNLDAANIAYKLLYKMGDAYPIGPILVGLKQSAHVLEMGSTSSMIEDMVAIASFDAQRKGCE